A stretch of Camelina sativa cultivar DH55 chromosome 18, Cs, whole genome shotgun sequence DNA encodes these proteins:
- the LOC104761158 gene encoding hypersensitive-induced response protein 4-like, whose amino-acid sequence MGNTYCILGGCIDQASVGVVERWGRFEHIAEPGCHFFNPLAGQWLAGVLSTRINSLDVKIETKTKDNVFVQLVCSIQYRVVKASADDAFYELQNPREQIQAYVFDVVRALVPMMTLDALFEQKGEVAKSVLEELEKVMGAYGYSIEHILMVDILPDPSVRKAMNEINAAQRLQLASVYKGEAEKILQVKRAEAEAEAKYLGGVGVARQRQAITDGLRENILNFSDKVEGTSAKEVMDLIMITQYFDTIRDLGNSSKNTTVFLPHGPGHVRDISDQIRNGMMEAASAQVSEV is encoded by the exons ATGGGGAACACGTATTGTATCCTCGGTGGTTGTATTGATCAAGCGAGCGTTGGTGTGGTTGAACGTTGGGGTCGATTCGAGCATATAGCTGAGCCAGGTTGTCATTTCTTTAACCCTCTCGCTGGTCAATGGCTCGCCGGAGTTTTATCTACCAGGATCAACTCTCTTGATGTCAAGATTGAAACCAAAACTAAG GATAATGTGTTTGTGCAGCTGGTTTGTTCGATTCAGTACCGTGTAGTGAAAGCTAGTGCTGATGATGCCTTTTATGAGCTTCAAAACCCTAGAGAGCAGATCCAAGCTTATGTCTTTGATG TGGTTAGAGCTTTGGTCCCAATGATGACGCTAGATGCTCTTTTTGAACAAAAGGGTGAAGTTGCCAAGTCTGTTCTTGAGGAGCTTGAGAAG GTGATGGGTGCTTATGGATACAGCATTGAGCACATTCTAATGGTTGACATCCTTCCTGATCCTTCTGTGCGCAAGGCAATGAACGAAATCAATGCAG CCCAAAGGCTCCAGCTCGCGAGTGTTTACAAAGGAGAAGCAGAGAAGATTCTCCAAGTGAAGAGAGCTGAAGCAGAAGCCGAAGCCAAATACTTAGGCGGTGTGGGAGTGGCTAGACAGAGGCAAGCAATCACAGACGGATTGAGGGAGAACATATTGAACTTCTCTGACAAAGTAGAAGGCACATCAGCCAAAGAAGTGATGGACTTGATCATGATCACACAGTACTTTGACACTATAAGAGACCTTGGAAACTCGTCAAAGAACACAACAGTGTTTCTTCCTCACGGTCCAGGACATGTGAGGGACATCAGTGACCAGATACGCAATGGTATGATGGAGGCGGCTAGTGCTCAGGTTAGCGAAGTCTAA
- the LOC109130536 gene encoding uncharacterized protein LOC109130536 isoform X2 codes for MIDSVMELVNKTTSNSLFMFLFCNFIIILILMGNYKPGSQDKSNPGSLMFSDSVLSSKPGFENSVLKSESNVSPKPGYEKSGLISGPVPSYKPSFQISVLVPKSNLISKPGLQEPGLIPKSTLSSKPAGSEQSLTSKPGLGLSEKDEKGSLVVEEENESEMEVVLRRRVEEFIRKVNTQWKSENTKTNYLLH; via the exons ATGATAGATTCAGTTATGGAGCTTGTCAACAAGACTACTTCCAATTCTTTATTCATGTTCCTTTTCtgcaacttcatcatcatcttgatcCTCATGGGCAACTATAAACCGGGTTCTCAAGACAAATCAAATCCCGGTTCCCTGATGTTCTCTGACTCGGTTCTCTCTTCCAAGCCCGGTTTTGAAA ATTCCGTGTTGAAATCTGAGTCGAATGTCTCTCCCAAACCCGGTTATGAGAAATCCGGTTTGATCTCTGGGCCGGTTCCCTCTTACAAACCCAGTTTTCAAATATCCGTTTTGGTACCTAAGTCGAATCTTATCTCTAAGCCCGGTTTACAAGAGCCAGGGCTGATACCTAAGTCAACTCTTTCCTCCAAACCAGCCGGTTCTGAGCAATCGTTAACGTCAAAACCCGGTTTAGGTTTATCGGAGAAGGACGAGAAAGGGAGcttagtagtagaagaagagaatgagagcGAAATGGAGGTTGTGCTTCGAAGACGAGTTGAAGAATTTATTCGTAAAGTTAATACTCAATGGAAATCAGAGAACACTAAGACTAATTATCTCTTACATTAA
- the LOC104761159 gene encoding AT-hook motif nuclear-localized protein 4 — MLAFAGGGLAELGSPSFTPHVLTVNAGEDVTMKIMTFSQQGSRAICVLSANGPISNVTLRQTMTSGGTLTFEGHFEILSLTGSFIPSESGGTRSRSGGMSVSLAGPDGRVFGGGLAGLFIAAGPVQVMVGSFVAGQEETQQQQQIKKQRRERLGIPTTTQASNISFGGSAEDPKARYGLNKPVVIQPPTVSAPPPVSFSHEPSTNTAHGYYANNTANHIKDLFSSLPGEYEEEDEEDLDGEDDEEFGGHSESDTEVPS; from the exons ATGTTAGCTTTTGCAGGTGGAGGACTTGCAGAACTTGGCAGTCCAAGTTTTACCCCTCATGTGCTTACAGTAAATGCCGGTGAG GATGTGACAATGAAGATAATGACCTTCTCTCAACAAGGCTCTCGTGCTATCTGTGTTCTTTCAGCTAACGGTCCTATTTCCAATGTTACACTTCGTCAGACTATGACATCTGGTGGTACTCTCACTTTTGAg GGTCATTTTGAGATTCTTTCTTTGACTGGTTCATTTATACCAAGCGAGAGTGGAGGAACCAGAAGCAGATCCGGCGGGATGAGTGTGTCTCTTGCTGGACCTGATGGTCGTGTCTTTGGTGGTGGACTTGCCGGTCTCTTTATAGCCGCTGGTCCTGTTCAG GTGATGGTAGGGAGCTTTGTAGCGGGTCAGGAGGAaacgcagcagcagcagcagataaagaagcaaagaagggaAAGACTCGGGATCCCGACAACAACACAAGCTTCTAACATCTCGTTCGGTGGATCAGCGGAAGATCCAAAGGCTAGATACGGGCTCAACAAGCCTGTTGTTATTCAACCACCAACCGTGTCTGCACCACCACCTGTGTCCTTTTCGCATGAGCCAAGTACTAACACAGCCCATGGTTACTATGCAAATAACACAGCTAACCATATCAAGgatctcttctcttccctcCCTGGAGaatatgaggaagaagatgaggaggatTTAGAcggtgaagatgatgaagaatttGGAGGCCATAGCGAATCTGACACCGAGGTTCCAAGCTGA
- the LOC109130536 gene encoding uncharacterized protein LOC109130536 isoform X1 — translation MIDSVMELVNKTTSNSLFMFLFCNFIIILILMGNYKPGSQDKSNPGSLMFSDSVLSSKPGFENFMLKSELNVSPKPGIETPVLSSKPGFENSVLKSESNVSPKPGYEKSGLISGPVPSYKPSFQISVLVPKSNLISKPGLQEPGLIPKSTLSSKPAGSEQSLTSKPGLGLSEKDEKGSLVVEEENESEMEVVLRRRVEEFIRKVNTQWKSENTKTNYLLH, via the coding sequence ATGATAGATTCAGTTATGGAGCTTGTCAACAAGACTACTTCCAATTCTTTATTCATGTTCCTTTTCtgcaacttcatcatcatcttgatcCTCATGGGCAACTATAAACCGGGTTCTCAAGACAAATCAAATCCCGGTTCCCTGATGTTCTCTGACTCGGTTCTCTCTTCCAAGCCCGGTTTTGAAAATTTCATGTTGAAATCTGAGTTGAATGTGTCTCCCAAACCCGGTATTGAAACACCGGTTCTCTCTTCCAAGCCCGGTTTTGAAAATTCCGTGTTGAAATCTGAGTCGAATGTCTCTCCCAAACCCGGTTATGAGAAATCCGGTTTGATCTCTGGGCCGGTTCCCTCTTACAAACCCAGTTTTCAAATATCCGTTTTGGTACCTAAGTCGAATCTTATCTCTAAGCCCGGTTTACAAGAGCCAGGGCTGATACCTAAGTCAACTCTTTCCTCCAAACCAGCCGGTTCTGAGCAATCGTTAACGTCAAAACCCGGTTTAGGTTTATCGGAGAAGGACGAGAAAGGGAGcttagtagtagaagaagagaatgagagcGAAATGGAGGTTGTGCTTCGAAGACGAGTTGAAGAATTTATTCGTAAAGTTAATACTCAATGGAAATCAGAGAACACTAAGACTAATTATCTCTTACATTAA
- the LOC104763379 gene encoding AT-hook motif nuclear-localized protein 4-like → MEPPRSENPNLFPVGQSSTASASASVKAPENAAPPFSLTMPVENSSSELKKKRGRPRKYNPDGSLAVTLSPMPISSSVPLASSEFGSRRRGRGRGRGRGRGRGRGRGSVIGSGSGEPNNNNNNWHKAPQMFEFDNSPSSGGGLAELGSPSFTPHVLTVNAGEDVTMKIMTFSQQGSRAICVLSANGPISNVTLRQTMTSGGTLTFEGHFEILSLTGSFIPSESGGTRSRSGGMSVSLAGPDGRVFGGGLAGLFIAAGPVQVMVGSFVAGQEETQQQQQIKKQRRERLGIPTTTQASNISFGGSAEDPKARYGLNKPVVIQPPTVSAPPPVSFSHEPSTNTAHGYYANNTANHIKDLFSSLPGEYEEEDEEDLDGEDDEEFGGHSESDTEVPS, encoded by the exons ATGGAGCCACCGCGgtctgaaaaccctaatcttttTCCGGTGGGTCAATCCAGCACTGCCTCCGCCTCTGCGTCGGTGAAAGCTCCTGAGAATGCTGCTCCTCCTTTTAGCTTGACAATGCCGGTTGAGAATTCGTCTTctgagttgaagaagaagagagggagaCCTAGGAAGTATAACCCTGACGGCTCTCTCGCTGTGACTCTATCTCCGATGCCCATCTCCTCCTCTGTTCCGTTGGCGTCGTCGGAGTTTGGCTCTCGGAGAAGAGGTAGAGGGcgagggagagggagaggaagaggaagaggaaggggACGAGGAAGTGTAATTGGAAGTGGTAGTGGAGagcccaacaacaacaataacaattgGCACAAGGCTCCTCAGATGTTCGAATTCGACAACAGTCCTAGTTCTG GTGGAGGACTTGCAGAACTTGGCAGTCCAAGTTTTACCCCTCATGTGCTTACAGTAAATGCCGGTGAG GATGTGACAATGAAGATAATGACCTTCTCTCAACAAGGCTCTCGTGCTATCTGTGTTCTTTCAGCTAACGGTCCTATTTCCAATGTTACACTTCGTCAGACTATGACATCTGGTGGTACTCTCACTTTTGAg GGTCATTTTGAGATTCTTTCTTTGACTGGTTCATTTATACCAAGCGAGAGTGGAGGAACCAGAAGCAGATCCGGCGGGATGAGTGTGTCTCTTGCTGGACCTGATGGTCGTGTCTTTGGTGGTGGACTTGCCGGTCTCTTTATAGCCGCTGGTCCTGTTCAG GTGATGGTAGGGAGCTTTGTAGCGGGTCAGGAGGAaacgcagcagcagcagcagataaagaagcaaagaagggaAAGACTCGGGATCCCGACAACAACACAAGCTTCTAACATCTCGTTCGGTGGATCAGCGGAAGATCCAAAGGCTAGATACGGGCTCAACAAGCCTGTTGTTATTCAACCACCAACCGTGTCTGCACCACCACCTGTGTCCTTTTCGCATGAGCCAAGTACTAACACAGCCCATGGTTACTATGCAAATAACACAGCTAACCATATCAAGgatctcttctcttccctcCCTGGAGaatatgaggaagaagatgaggaggatTTAGAcggtgaagatgatgaagaatttGGAGGCCATAGCGAATCTGACACCGAGGTTCCAAGCTGA